In the genome of Armatimonadota bacterium, one region contains:
- the glpX gene encoding class II fructose-bisphosphatase: protein MESLPILDLVSVTEAAALAGAHHMGQGDNDAADRAAVEAMRDSMSRLDLRGVIVIGEGERDQAPMLYIGEVVGRGGPRVVDIAVDPLEGTNLVAKGLPGALSVLAVSEPGGLLHAPDIYMDKLIVGPSCSNCVDIRQPVEENLNAMAEAFNRPVANLTITILDRPRHADLIARVRAAGARIKLISDGDVSAAIAAAVRGTGVHAVMGIGGAPEGVLAAAALRCLGGKVQGRFWFRTEEERERVRQMGVAHPDRVFDTDELAPGDEVVFVATGITDSDLLRGVRFFGGGARTHSLVMMRRSGEIRFVDGIHISDRAKAGSILL, encoded by the coding sequence ATGGAAAGTCTGCCTATCCTTGATCTGGTGAGCGTAACCGAAGCCGCGGCCCTGGCCGGAGCCCACCACATGGGCCAGGGCGACAATGATGCCGCCGACCGCGCGGCGGTCGAGGCGATGCGGGACTCCATGAGCCGCCTGGATCTCCGCGGCGTGATAGTGATAGGCGAGGGCGAGCGCGACCAGGCCCCGATGCTCTACATCGGCGAGGTGGTGGGCCGTGGCGGACCCCGCGTGGTTGACATTGCCGTGGACCCACTGGAAGGCACAAATCTCGTCGCCAAGGGGCTGCCTGGAGCGCTGTCGGTGCTGGCGGTCTCGGAGCCCGGGGGTTTACTTCACGCCCCCGACATCTACATGGACAAGTTGATCGTCGGGCCGTCTTGCTCCAATTGCGTGGACATCCGCCAGCCCGTCGAGGAGAACCTGAACGCGATGGCCGAGGCGTTCAACCGGCCGGTAGCCAATCTGACGATCACCATCCTTGATCGGCCCCGCCACGCCGATCTCATCGCGCGGGTTCGGGCGGCCGGCGCGCGCATCAAGCTGATCTCCGACGGGGACGTGTCGGCCGCGATCGCAGCCGCGGTGAGGGGCACCGGCGTCCACGCGGTCATGGGAATCGGCGGTGCTCCGGAGGGCGTGTTGGCTGCCGCGGCGCTGCGGTGCCTGGGAGGGAAGGTCCAGGGCAGGTTCTGGTTCCGTACCGAAGAGGAGAGGGAGCGCGTCCGTCAGATGGGCGTCGCCCATCCTGATCGCGTCTTCGACACGGACGAACTGGCCCCTGGCGACGAGGTGGTGTTCGTCGCCACGGGCATCACCGACAGCGACCTGTTGCGCGGGGTACGATTCTTCGGCGGTGGCGCCCGCACCCACTCGCTGGTGATGATGCGCCGGTCCGGAGAGATCCGCTTCGTAGACGGCATTCACATCTCCGACCGGGCCAAGGCGGGCTCGATCCTGCTGTGA
- a CDS encoding methyltransferase domain-containing protein — translation MSGRATRLTRNRYDRLAPVYDLLEWLPERGALARWRKRLWAAMRTGRTGGGVLEVGVGTGKNMPHWPRGTSIVAVDISPRMLGRARRRAERLGLDAELHLMDAQALAFPDAAFDAAAATLVFCSVPDPIQGLRELARVVRPGGTVVLLEHMRAEHRLLGMVMDWLDPLIVRITGAHINRRTIENVRASGLLIEEVTELAPMGMVQLIKARAPDRR, via the coding sequence ATGAGCGGACGCGCCACGCGGCTAACCCGCAACAGGTACGACCGTCTCGCGCCGGTCTACGATCTGCTGGAGTGGCTACCTGAGCGTGGCGCGCTCGCAAGGTGGCGTAAACGGCTGTGGGCCGCCATGCGAACGGGTCGGACCGGCGGCGGCGTACTCGAGGTCGGGGTGGGCACCGGCAAGAACATGCCCCACTGGCCGCGCGGCACCTCGATTGTGGCCGTTGACATCAGCCCCAGGATGCTAGGGCGCGCCAGGCGCAGGGCGGAGCGGCTCGGCCTGGATGCAGAGCTCCACCTGATGGACGCGCAGGCGCTCGCGTTTCCAGACGCGGCGTTCGATGCGGCCGCGGCAACCTTAGTCTTCTGCTCGGTACCCGACCCCATCCAGGGGCTCCGCGAGCTGGCACGGGTTGTGCGGCCGGGCGGCACCGTTGTCCTGCTGGAGCACATGCGCGCCGAGCACCGCCTCCTCGGCATGGTGATGGACTGGCTCGACCCGCTCATCGTGCGGATCACCGGCGCGCACATCAACCGGCGTACGATTGAGAACGTGAGGGCCTCAGGGCTCCTGATCGAGGAGGTCACGGAACTGGCCCCGATGGGAATGGTCCAGCTGATCAAGGCGAGGGCCCCAGACCGAAGGTAG
- a CDS encoding 4Fe-4S dicluster domain-containing protein: MAFIIAEPCVGTKDRACVEVCPVDCIYEYVESSGGFVVPDPSTGSGVDKTVVPKGGVVHTPSGKLTKDQLNSILFIHPEECIDCGACESACPVTAIFAEADVPEKWKQFTDLNYDAFGVQRK; this comes from the coding sequence TTGGCATTCATCATCGCGGAACCCTGTGTCGGCACTAAGGACCGTGCGTGCGTCGAGGTCTGCCCTGTGGACTGCATCTACGAATACGTCGAGTCATCCGGGGGCTTCGTCGTACCCGATCCGTCCACGGGCTCCGGCGTCGACAAGACGGTGGTCCCAAAGGGCGGCGTGGTCCATACCCCTTCGGGCAAGCTCACGAAGGATCAGCTCAACTCCATTCTCTTCATCCACCCGGAGGAGTGCATCGACTGTGGGGCGTGCGAGTCCGCCTGCCCGGTTACGGCCATTTTCGCCGAGGCGGACGTGCCGGAGAAGTGGAAGCAGTTCACCGACCTGAACTACGACGCCTTCGGAGTTCAAAGAAAGTAG
- the accC gene encoding acetyl-CoA carboxylase biotin carboxylase subunit, with product MFRKLLVANRGEIAVRVIRACHEMGIATVAVYSEADRTSMHVKMADEAFCIGPAPSPGSYLNIPNIMSTAELTGVDAVHPGYGFLAENPRFAEIVADCKIAFVGPHARAIELMGDKAAARVQMQKAGVPIIPGTRGTVSGVREALDAARATGYPLVIKAAAGGGGRGMRIAQTAEDLPGALQSAQQEAAAAFGDGRVYIEKYLQEPRHIEVQVLADAHGAVLHLGTRDCSIQRRHQKLIEESPPPRLRERTLAALGRAAVRAAEAIGYVNAGTVEFLVDAHDDIYFMEMNTRIQVEHPVTEAVTGLDLVKEQIRIAAGEKLRFGQRDVEFRGHALECRINAEDTRHGFRPSAGTITGFIPPGGPGVRVDTHCYPGYAVPPNYDSLIAKVIAWGRDREEAIMRMRRALLEFEVEGIHTTIPFHLKVLDNAFFRRGEVYTNFVARRIEMDVF from the coding sequence ATGTTCCGCAAGCTGCTCGTGGCCAACCGCGGGGAGATCGCCGTCCGCGTGATCCGCGCGTGCCACGAGATGGGCATCGCGACCGTGGCCGTCTACTCCGAGGCCGACCGGACCTCAATGCACGTCAAGATGGCCGACGAGGCGTTCTGCATCGGCCCGGCCCCCAGCCCCGGATCGTACCTGAACATACCAAACATCATGAGCACGGCCGAGTTGACAGGGGTGGATGCAGTCCATCCCGGATACGGGTTCCTGGCCGAGAACCCGCGTTTTGCCGAGATCGTAGCGGACTGCAAGATCGCGTTTGTCGGCCCCCACGCCCGGGCGATAGAGTTGATGGGCGACAAGGCCGCCGCCCGCGTGCAGATGCAGAAGGCCGGCGTGCCGATCATCCCCGGCACCCGCGGGACAGTATCCGGAGTGCGCGAGGCGCTGGATGCCGCCCGGGCCACCGGCTATCCGCTTGTCATCAAAGCGGCGGCCGGCGGAGGCGGGCGTGGGATGCGCATCGCACAGACGGCGGAAGACCTGCCGGGGGCGCTGCAGTCCGCCCAGCAGGAGGCCGCGGCGGCGTTTGGCGACGGGCGGGTGTACATTGAGAAGTACCTCCAGGAACCGCGCCACATCGAGGTGCAGGTTCTGGCCGATGCCCACGGCGCGGTGTTGCACCTGGGCACGCGCGACTGCTCGATCCAGCGCCGCCACCAGAAGCTGATCGAGGAGTCCCCGCCGCCGCGGTTGCGCGAGCGGACGCTGGCCGCGCTCGGTAGGGCCGCGGTGCGCGCGGCAGAGGCAATCGGCTATGTCAACGCGGGCACGGTCGAGTTCCTTGTGGACGCCCACGACGACATCTACTTCATGGAGATGAACACGCGCATACAGGTCGAGCACCCGGTCACCGAGGCGGTCACAGGCCTGGACCTGGTCAAGGAGCAGATCCGAATCGCCGCAGGGGAGAAGCTCCGGTTCGGCCAGAGAGACGTGGAGTTCCGAGGACATGCGCTGGAGTGCCGGATCAACGCCGAAGACACGCGGCACGGCTTCCGGCCGTCTGCCGGAACGATTACCGGCTTCATTCCTCCAGGGGGCCCGGGAGTCCGCGTGGACACCCACTGCTACCCGGGCTATGCCGTGCCGCCGAACTACGACTCGCTCATCGCCAAGGTGATCGCCTGGGGACGCGACCGCGAAGAGGCCATCATGCGGATGCGCCGCGCCCTGCTGGAGTTCGAGGTCGAGGGGATCCACACGACGATCCCCTTCCACCTCAAGGTGCTCGACAACGCCTTCTTCCGCCGTGGAGAGGTGTACACGAACTTCGTGGCGCGGCGCATCGAGATGGATGTGTTCTAG
- the nagZ gene encoding beta-N-acetylhexosaminidase, translating into MLRRWRPHPLAGDDAPVRRDPLRRRHSHLRPGQGGLDPAVIVPGRDARRAAGRLCLVDFPGPSPSAAMERLIADRHILGVVLFRKNITSPVQVAQLTDALRAIAHVADAPPLWVAIDHEGGEVTRFPSSTDRPAPRASPPCTTQHATDLPPRVTLLPSAMALGAAGDPALAQAAGRVAGRELRAMGIHLNFAPVLDVNTNPANPVIGARAFGDSSADVAALGLAYIRGLQSCGVAAVAKHFPGHGDATVDSHLGLPRVDHCRERLEAVELAPFAAAVRAGVAGIMTAHIVYPALDPSGVPATLSAPILTGILRERWGFGGLVLTDSMSMRAIADNYGMGDAAVAAVRAGCDAVLALGEESAQQEILDRLAVAIERDEINQVRLTETRARVAAATTVRPSATEACQAMEASGAVEVFEHQRIAAEIAAAAVTLVRDLPGAIPLWPGRLSVVSVPPVRLGSPVRAGSSVPSEEAGSILASALRRHGADVGEVHRHDAPIPEGPVVAVACTRGTPDTETVAAMRALHRQVGDRLIVVGAGDPYDLPSVPEIPVYLATYGPDEPSLDAAARVLLGQASARGRLPVRLGGAAGDVL; encoded by the coding sequence ATTCTTCGGCGGTGGCGCCCGCACCCACTCGCTGGTGATGATGCGCCGGTCCGGAGAGATCCGCTTCGTAGACGGCATTCACATCTCCGACCGGGCCAAGGCGGGCTCGATCCTGCTGTGATCGTGCCGGGCCGGGATGCCCGGCGCGCGGCCGGCCGGTTGTGCCTGGTGGACTTCCCCGGCCCCTCGCCGTCTGCGGCCATGGAGCGGTTGATCGCCGACCGGCACATCCTCGGGGTTGTGCTCTTCCGGAAGAACATCACATCCCCGGTCCAGGTCGCTCAACTGACGGACGCGCTTCGGGCGATCGCGCACGTCGCGGACGCGCCCCCGCTATGGGTGGCCATAGACCACGAGGGGGGTGAGGTTACGCGCTTCCCTTCGTCCACGGACCGCCCTGCGCCGCGAGCGTCGCCGCCGTGCACGACGCAGCACGCGACAGACCTACCGCCGCGTGTGACGCTGCTACCCTCTGCGATGGCGCTCGGGGCAGCCGGGGATCCGGCGCTGGCCCAGGCCGCCGGTCGCGTCGCGGGGCGCGAACTGCGCGCAATGGGAATCCACCTGAACTTCGCGCCCGTGTTGGACGTGAACACCAACCCGGCAAACCCGGTCATCGGCGCGCGCGCATTTGGCGACTCCTCGGCGGACGTGGCGGCGCTGGGGCTGGCCTACATCCGTGGCCTGCAGTCCTGTGGCGTGGCAGCAGTGGCGAAGCACTTCCCGGGCCACGGCGATGCCACCGTGGACTCACACCTGGGGCTCCCCAGGGTGGACCACTGTCGCGAGCGGCTCGAGGCCGTGGAGCTGGCACCGTTTGCCGCGGCGGTGCGTGCCGGCGTGGCAGGGATCATGACCGCGCACATCGTCTATCCCGCGCTGGACCCCTCCGGCGTGCCGGCCACTCTCTCCGCGCCGATTCTGACCGGGATCCTAAGAGAGCGCTGGGGGTTCGGTGGCCTGGTGCTTACCGACTCAATGAGCATGCGCGCCATAGCGGACAACTACGGGATGGGTGACGCGGCAGTGGCCGCGGTTCGGGCTGGATGTGACGCGGTGCTGGCCCTGGGCGAAGAATCAGCCCAGCAGGAGATACTTGACCGCCTGGCCGTCGCGATCGAGAGGGACGAGATCAACCAGGTGCGGCTCACGGAGACGCGGGCGCGGGTTGCGGCAGCGACCACGGTCCGTCCCTCTGCCACGGAAGCATGTCAGGCTATGGAGGCATCCGGAGCCGTTGAAGTGTTCGAGCACCAACGGATCGCAGCAGAGATCGCCGCTGCCGCTGTCACGCTGGTGCGGGATCTCCCAGGTGCGATTCCACTATGGCCGGGGCGCCTAAGCGTGGTCTCGGTCCCGCCGGTGCGCCTGGGCTCCCCGGTGCGCGCGGGCTCTTCGGTGCCCTCGGAGGAGGCCGGGTCCATCCTTGCATCAGCGCTCAGGAGGCACGGCGCGGACGTGGGCGAAGTCCACCGCCATGACGCTCCAATCCCGGAAGGCCCGGTGGTAGCCGTAGCGTGCACCAGGGGGACCCCGGATACGGAGACGGTCGCGGCCATGCGCGCGCTGCACCGCCAGGTGGGAGATCGCCTGATCGTGGTCGGCGCAGGAGATCCATACGACCTGCCGTCGGTCCCTGAGATTCCGGTGTATCTGGCAACCTACGGCCCGGACGAGCCCAGTCTGGACGCTGCCGCGCGCGTGCTGCTCGGGCAGGCGAGCGCCCGGGGGAGGCTGCCGGTGCGACTCGGCGGTGCGGCCGGAGACGTTCTATGA
- a CDS encoding acetyl-CoA carboxylase carboxyltransferase subunit alpha gives MEAQIAGIQREIDALRRRGEKDRPEVAGQIRALEARGEELREAMLAFRTAWQAVAMARHPQRPKAQEFVRALLDEFTELHGDRLFRDDPAMLAGLGWFEGQPVVAVAPCKGRDTCENIACNFGMPYPEGYRKALRAMRLAEKFGCPVLSIVDTPAAFPGDAAEERGQAEAIARNIEEMTRLRVPVLVVITGEGGSGGALAIAVGDEVLMLEHAVYTVIPPEGCAAILWHDAGRAREAASALRLTAQEIAALGVVDEILPEPRGGAHLEPQAAIAAVREALRPRMQALACLPVEELLRRRYAKYRAMGYYEEQS, from the coding sequence ATGGAGGCCCAGATAGCCGGGATCCAGCGCGAGATTGACGCGCTGCGCCGGCGGGGGGAGAAGGACAGACCGGAGGTCGCCGGGCAGATCCGCGCACTGGAGGCACGCGGCGAAGAACTCCGCGAGGCCATGCTGGCCTTCCGCACCGCCTGGCAGGCGGTGGCCATGGCGCGCCATCCCCAACGGCCCAAAGCCCAGGAGTTCGTCAGAGCGCTTCTGGACGAGTTCACGGAGTTGCACGGCGACCGGCTCTTTCGCGATGACCCGGCGATGCTCGCGGGGCTGGGATGGTTCGAGGGGCAACCGGTGGTCGCGGTGGCTCCCTGCAAAGGTAGGGACACGTGCGAGAACATCGCGTGCAACTTCGGCATGCCCTATCCCGAGGGCTACCGTAAGGCGCTGCGGGCCATGCGGCTGGCCGAGAAGTTCGGCTGCCCGGTGCTCAGCATCGTGGACACGCCGGCCGCTTTCCCAGGTGACGCCGCTGAAGAGCGCGGACAGGCCGAGGCCATCGCCCGCAACATAGAGGAGATGACGCGCCTACGGGTGCCTGTGCTCGTGGTGATAACGGGCGAGGGGGGCAGTGGTGGCGCGCTGGCAATCGCGGTTGGCGATGAGGTGCTCATGCTGGAGCACGCCGTCTACACCGTGATCCCTCCCGAAGGGTGCGCGGCCATCCTCTGGCACGACGCCGGCCGCGCAAGGGAGGCGGCCTCCGCGCTGCGTCTGACCGCGCAGGAGATCGCCGCCCTGGGCGTCGTGGACGAGATCCTTCCCGAGCCGCGCGGCGGCGCCCACCTTGAACCCCAGGCGGCCATCGCCGCGGTGCGGGAGGCGCTTCGCCCTCGGATGCAGGCCCTTGCCTGCCTTCCGGTGGAAGAACTCCTGCGGCGCCGGTACGCCAAGTACCGCGCCATGGGGTATTATGAGGAGCAGTCATGA
- the nagA gene encoding N-acetylglucosamine-6-phosphate deacetylase — protein MTSHNRTASSTRWVLQADTLLLPEGTVSPGFVVIEGESIAQVEEGLHPSPDLTHPDSTVAPGFVDLQINGAAGCDFLRPSEAGLAAAHAYLLATGTVAYLPTLISAPEAQLREALSFFAARMDAGGVRGAPRILGVHLEGPFLSPERPGAHRSEHLRPPSVEWIGRLVDDFRGLIRIVTLAPELDGALEVIRYLNSQGIVAAIGHTNATFDEAMAAFDAGARLATHLFNAMPPYHHREPGVVGAALADGRVTCSVVADLVHVHPAVLAQVAVLKGWERTALVTDAIAAAGADQAGMTLGDQTVTVADGAPRLAGGKLAGSILRMDRAVRNMAEAIGAWDQAARMASTTPARLLGLEQGDLRAGLRADLAVLSKGRAVGALIVGGRVVTPGGAGGALPSVWGPRLDQLDHSHRGQFRDLLDQEP, from the coding sequence ATGACCAGCCACAACCGGACGGCCTCTTCGACGAGATGGGTGCTCCAGGCAGACACCCTGCTGCTCCCTGAGGGCACGGTCAGCCCCGGCTTCGTGGTGATCGAGGGCGAGAGCATCGCCCAGGTGGAAGAGGGGCTCCATCCAAGCCCCGACCTGACCCACCCAGACTCCACCGTGGCCCCCGGCTTTGTTGACCTACAGATCAACGGCGCAGCCGGGTGCGACTTCCTGAGGCCGAGCGAGGCCGGCCTTGCGGCCGCCCATGCCTACCTGTTGGCCACCGGCACCGTCGCCTACCTCCCGACGCTCATCTCTGCCCCCGAGGCGCAGCTGCGCGAGGCACTCTCATTCTTCGCGGCGCGCATGGACGCCGGGGGCGTACGAGGTGCCCCGCGCATCCTGGGCGTTCACCTGGAGGGCCCGTTCCTGTCGCCGGAGCGGCCCGGCGCGCACAGGTCGGAGCACCTTCGCCCGCCCTCTGTTGAATGGATCGGCAGGCTGGTGGACGATTTCAGGGGGCTGATCCGCATCGTCACCCTGGCGCCCGAGCTGGACGGTGCGCTTGAGGTCATTCGGTACCTGAACTCCCAGGGCATCGTCGCCGCCATAGGCCACACGAACGCGACCTTCGACGAGGCGATGGCGGCCTTCGATGCAGGGGCGCGGCTGGCCACGCACCTGTTCAACGCCATGCCGCCGTACCATCACCGCGAGCCAGGTGTCGTAGGCGCGGCGTTGGCCGACGGAAGGGTGACCTGCTCGGTTGTCGCCGACCTCGTGCACGTGCATCCGGCCGTCCTTGCCCAGGTTGCGGTGCTGAAAGGGTGGGAGCGCACGGCCCTGGTCACCGATGCGATTGCCGCGGCCGGTGCGGATCAGGCTGGGATGACGCTGGGCGATCAGACCGTCACCGTCGCAGACGGCGCGCCGCGCCTGGCAGGCGGGAAGCTTGCGGGCAGTATCCTCCGGATGGATCGGGCCGTGCGGAATATGGCGGAGGCCATCGGGGCCTGGGACCAAGCCGCGCGGATGGCCTCCACGACCCCGGCGCGCCTGCTGGGGTTGGAGCAGGGAGATCTGCGCGCAGGGCTACGCGCGGATCTGGCCGTCCTGTCCAAGGGTCGGGCCGTGGGCGCGCTCATCGTGGGAGGAAGGGTAGTGACTCCAGGCGGTGCCGGAGGCGCCCTACCTTCGGTCTGGGGCCCTCGCCTTGATCAGCTGGACCATTCCCATCGGGGCCAGTTCCGTGACCTCCTCGATCAGGAGCCCTGA
- a CDS encoding acetyl-CoA carboxylase carboxyltransferase subunit beta yields the protein MLNWLRRPKHGRISRRDMPAGLWVKCSRCGAAVYHKELERNLKVCPKCGWHHRLGAEERLSITLDEHSFEEMDADLASGDPLRFDGYSEKLSEARTNTGNADAAIVGIGSIEGRRAAVGALDFAFMGGSMGSVVGEKIARVAERALADRLPLVIFSASGGARMQEGALSLMQLAKTSAAVGRLHEAHLPYVSVMCDPTTGGVTASFAFLGDVIIAEPGALIGFAGRRVIEQTIRRKLPASFQTAEFCLEHGLIDMVVPRPELRGVLARLLRFFGAPQVEASTAAAPAVAAPQPTPGEPGGPEVPRP from the coding sequence ATGCTGAACTGGCTGCGCCGTCCCAAGCATGGCCGCATAAGTCGTCGCGACATGCCCGCCGGGCTCTGGGTCAAGTGCTCCCGGTGCGGCGCGGCGGTCTATCACAAGGAACTGGAGCGCAATCTCAAGGTGTGCCCGAAATGCGGGTGGCATCACCGGCTGGGCGCCGAGGAGCGGCTCTCGATAACACTCGATGAGCACTCGTTCGAGGAGATGGACGCGGACCTCGCCTCCGGAGACCCGCTCCGCTTCGACGGCTACAGCGAGAAGCTTTCCGAGGCCCGTACCAACACGGGCAACGCGGATGCCGCGATCGTCGGTATCGGCAGCATAGAAGGACGCCGCGCTGCGGTCGGCGCGCTCGACTTCGCCTTCATGGGAGGCTCGATGGGCTCGGTGGTCGGGGAGAAGATCGCCCGGGTAGCGGAGCGCGCCCTGGCCGATCGGCTGCCGCTAGTGATCTTCTCTGCCTCCGGCGGTGCCCGGATGCAGGAAGGCGCGCTCTCACTGATGCAGTTGGCAAAGACCAGCGCCGCGGTAGGACGCCTGCACGAGGCACACCTCCCCTACGTGTCCGTCATGTGCGACCCCACCACAGGCGGTGTCACGGCAAGCTTCGCGTTCCTGGGCGACGTCATCATCGCCGAGCCCGGGGCCCTGATTGGGTTTGCCGGCAGGCGCGTGATCGAGCAGACGATCCGGCGCAAGCTGCCCGCCAGCTTCCAGACGGCCGAGTTCTGTCTGGAGCACGGCCTGATTGACATGGTCGTCCCTCGACCGGAGTTACGCGGTGTCCTGGCGCGACTGCTGCGATTCTTCGGCGCCCCGCAGGTCGAGGCGTCGACGGCTGCAGCACCGGCGGTCGCGGCACCGCAACCGACACCTGGCGAACCCGGGGGCCCCGAGGTCCCTCGCCCGTGA
- the accB gene encoding acetyl-CoA carboxylase biotin carboxyl carrier protein, whose translation MSDRIDFDQVREVIRIAAESDLIELEVESPTLKVRVKKAGPNPATGTQATSGAPAATAAVAPDADDQDHLETVAAPMVGTFYRASSPEVPPFVKEGDIVGEGQVICVIEAMKLFNEIQAEKSGRIARVLVDNASPVEYGQPLFLLDTTART comes from the coding sequence ATGAGCGACCGCATTGATTTCGACCAGGTAAGAGAGGTCATCCGCATCGCGGCGGAGTCGGATCTCATCGAGCTCGAGGTTGAGAGTCCGACGCTCAAGGTCCGCGTCAAGAAGGCGGGACCTAACCCGGCTACCGGAACGCAGGCAACATCGGGAGCGCCAGCAGCGACGGCCGCCGTCGCTCCCGATGCGGACGATCAGGACCACCTCGAGACGGTCGCCGCTCCCATGGTAGGAACCTTCTACAGGGCCAGCTCGCCTGAGGTGCCGCCGTTTGTCAAGGAAGGCGACATCGTAGGCGAAGGCCAGGTAATCTGCGTAATCGAGGCCATGAAGCTCTTCAACGAGATCCAGGCCGAGAAGAGCGGGCGCATCGCCCGCGTGCTGGTTGACAACGCGTCGCCCGTTGAGTACGGCCAGCCCCTGTTCCTTCTCGACACCACCGCCCGGACCTAG
- a CDS encoding PDZ domain-containing protein, translated as MSGGRGAPRAGSAGRALALLGVLVLGGLLGGVIAPRYGLIPEQWATGPHLPGATGGTAPRTTSPQVEPAPGAQQPLPQQPGAQQPGAQQPGAAAPPVVGQALPGAPAPRLLEGHESVVVRVVQQVRPAVVNISVRAQVATPFGLFPQEGQGSGVVVRPDGLILTNNHVVQGAQEITVTLVSGKTLRGRVLGADRFADLAVVKVDSPQPLPAVEMGASVALNVGQLAIAIGNPFGLGSTVTVGVISALNRSIQAGPDFVVENLIQTDAAINPGNSGGALLDSSGRLIGINTAIIREAQGIGFAIPMDHARIVMDQIITQGKVIRPALGVEIRGEIDASTARAYKLPVDHGVVVVPQPGSPADRAGMRPQDIIVAINGQKVSTIGDLRRELFRKKPGESVRVEVVRDGRRLTLTVQLIELRGGLPAWLVA; from the coding sequence ATGTCTGGTGGCAGGGGTGCTCCCCGGGCGGGGTCTGCGGGCCGGGCGCTCGCACTGCTGGGTGTGCTCGTGTTGGGAGGATTGTTGGGTGGAGTCATCGCTCCCCGCTACGGGCTGATTCCCGAGCAGTGGGCTACAGGTCCTCATCTCCCTGGAGCCACAGGCGGGACAGCGCCGCGGACGACATCGCCACAGGTCGAACCCGCGCCCGGAGCCCAGCAGCCCCTCCCTCAGCAGCCCGGCGCCCAACAGCCCGGCGCCCAGCAACCCGGGGCCGCCGCCCCGCCGGTTGTCGGGCAGGCCCTGCCCGGAGCACCGGCTCCCCGCCTGCTCGAGGGGCACGAATCGGTTGTGGTCAGGGTGGTGCAGCAGGTGCGGCCTGCAGTGGTCAACATCAGCGTCCGCGCGCAGGTGGCAACGCCGTTTGGGTTGTTCCCGCAGGAAGGCCAGGGTTCGGGCGTGGTCGTGCGGCCCGACGGGCTGATCCTTACGAACAACCACGTGGTCCAGGGCGCGCAGGAGATCACGGTGACGCTGGTTTCGGGCAAGACCCTGCGTGGGCGCGTGCTGGGCGCCGATCGGTTCGCGGACCTGGCCGTCGTCAAGGTGGACAGCCCTCAGCCGCTCCCCGCGGTCGAGATGGGGGCCTCCGTTGCGTTGAACGTGGGGCAGCTCGCGATTGCCATTGGGAACCCCTTTGGCCTTGGCAGCACCGTGACCGTCGGGGTGATCAGCGCGTTGAACCGCAGCATCCAGGCCGGCCCTGACTTCGTCGTCGAGAACCTCATCCAGACCGACGCCGCCATCAACCCCGGCAACAGCGGCGGCGCGCTCCTGGATTCATCCGGGCGCCTGATCGGCATCAACACGGCGATCATCCGCGAAGCCCAGGGTATCGGTTTTGCGATCCCGATGGATCACGCCCGCATCGTAATGGATCAGATCATCACGCAAGGCAAGGTAATCCGTCCTGCCCTGGGCGTCGAGATTCGAGGGGAGATAGACGCCAGCACCGCGCGGGCCTACAAACTCCCGGTTGACCACGGCGTGGTAGTCGTGCCCCAGCCAGGGAGCCCGGCCGACCGGGCCGGGATGCGGCCTCAGGACATCATCGTAGCCATCAACGGCCAGAAGGTGTCCACCATCGGTGACCTGCGCCGCGAGCTGTTTCGCAAAAAGCCCGGTGAGAGCGTACGGGTAGAGGTTGTCCGCGACGGGCGGCGTCTGACGCTGACCGTTCAGCTCATAGAACTCCGGGGAGGACTCCCCGCGTGGCTGGTGGCGTGA